The following proteins are co-located in the BD1-7 clade bacterium genome:
- the bchE_3 gene encoding Anaerobic magnesium-protoporphyrin IX monomethyl ester cyclase: MHKILLAHAFFLNNDEKQIREKFKPYPPLATLYAASQLRACGNDVSLFDASLSSGMDDFRQTFSTVSPEVLVIYEDDFNFLTKMCLSHVRDATLEMIRVAKKSHATVIVHSSDASDQPDVYLENDADYVIAGEADEVLVELVNTLSMPRADTLPNGVIYREKEQIIHCPKRSPQRNIDKLKPPAWDLVNFENYRQSWISRHGYFSLNLVSTRGCPYRCNWCAKPIWGQQYSTHSPDFVADQIAYLHKHAAPDHIWFADDIFGLKKLWVKQFAAAMDERKIEIPFTIQSRADLIDDDVASNLAIAGCKEVWMGVESGSQAILNAMDKDIDIADALKATASLRLHGIKIGFFIQLGYLGEDLPEIIKTRNLILEVLPDNIGVSVSYPLPGTSFYDNVKREMSVKTHWKESNDLDAVFNSTFSADFYRKIRHHLHGELQATLNNQCTQAWQNQWQALMAGADQYRTESQITIASIT, encoded by the coding sequence ATGCACAAAATACTGCTGGCTCACGCGTTTTTTCTCAACAACGATGAAAAACAAATTCGAGAGAAGTTTAAACCATACCCGCCATTGGCAACGCTCTATGCAGCTAGCCAACTTCGAGCCTGTGGTAATGATGTCTCATTATTTGATGCTTCACTATCCAGCGGCATGGATGATTTTCGCCAAACATTTAGCACTGTGTCGCCTGAAGTTCTGGTCATCTACGAAGACGATTTCAACTTTCTAACAAAAATGTGCTTGTCTCATGTCAGAGATGCAACGCTTGAGATGATTCGCGTTGCCAAAAAATCACATGCAACTGTGATAGTGCATAGCTCGGACGCCTCAGACCAACCCGATGTTTATCTAGAAAATGATGCAGACTACGTAATCGCTGGCGAGGCAGATGAAGTACTGGTTGAATTGGTCAATACCTTATCAATGCCTCGGGCGGATACGCTACCCAATGGCGTTATCTACCGTGAAAAAGAACAGATCATACATTGTCCCAAACGCTCGCCACAAAGGAATATCGATAAGCTAAAACCGCCCGCTTGGGATCTGGTGAACTTCGAAAATTACCGCCAATCATGGATCAGTAGACACGGTTATTTCAGTCTCAACCTCGTTTCTACGCGCGGGTGCCCTTATCGTTGCAATTGGTGTGCTAAGCCCATATGGGGGCAGCAATATTCAACACACAGCCCGGATTTTGTTGCTGATCAAATTGCCTATCTGCATAAACACGCGGCCCCTGACCATATCTGGTTTGCTGATGACATCTTTGGTTTAAAAAAACTATGGGTTAAACAGTTCGCTGCTGCAATGGATGAACGCAAGATCGAAATTCCCTTTACGATTCAATCTCGTGCAGATTTGATCGATGATGATGTAGCGTCGAATTTGGCCATTGCAGGCTGCAAGGAAGTTTGGATGGGTGTTGAATCTGGCAGCCAAGCAATACTGAACGCGATGGATAAAGATATCGATATCGCTGACGCTCTAAAAGCGACCGCCTCGCTTCGTTTGCACGGCATAAAAATCGGATTCTTTATACAACTGGGTTACCTGGGTGAAGACTTGCCAGAGATAATAAAAACTCGCAACCTGATACTGGAAGTTTTACCGGATAACATTGGTGTCAGCGTCAGCTATCCCCTACCCGGCACATCATTTTACGATAACGTTAAACGTGAAATGTCTGTAAAAACGCACTGGAAAGAAAGTAACGATCTCGATGCTGTTTTTAATTCGACTTTTAGTGCCGATTTTTACCGAAAAATCCGGCATCACCTGCATGGGGAATTGCAAGCGACATTAAACAACCAATGTACACAGGCTTGGCAAAACCAATGGCAGGCACTTATGGCAGGCGCCGACCAATATCGCACTGAATCTCAAATCACTATCGCCTCGATCACCTGA
- the prmC_2 gene encoding Release factor glutamine methyltransferase, giving the protein MRVILKTLLGATLKPWLEHYYLKSSRTSHFKGIVMQVTPGVFHPGLFFSSRFLAQYLEQIPLAGRHFLDVGCGAGLLPLVAAKHGAIVEAIDINSAAVAATKNNAVDNGLSVRVIESDLFDALPTRAFDIITVNPPFYPKNPSNAADHAWYCGDDFQYFIRLFGSLGDYIHTQTEILMVLSSDCDLERIASIATDNGYQMNVIAEKDFWIETDIIYRIECAC; this is encoded by the coding sequence GTGCGAGTAATCCTAAAGACGCTTCTAGGTGCAACGCTCAAGCCGTGGTTAGAGCACTATTATTTGAAGTCCTCCCGAACCAGTCATTTTAAGGGGATTGTGATGCAGGTCACCCCCGGTGTTTTTCACCCTGGTTTGTTTTTCAGCTCACGATTTCTGGCGCAATACTTAGAGCAGATACCGCTTGCGGGTAGGCATTTTTTGGATGTGGGGTGTGGTGCCGGTTTGTTGCCTTTGGTTGCGGCTAAGCACGGCGCGATTGTCGAAGCGATTGATATTAATTCCGCAGCCGTAGCTGCGACAAAGAACAATGCGGTAGACAACGGGTTGTCTGTTCGAGTGATAGAGTCGGATTTGTTTGATGCACTACCAACTAGGGCGTTCGACATAATTACCGTCAATCCTCCTTTCTATCCGAAGAACCCTTCAAACGCAGCGGATCACGCCTGGTATTGCGGTGATGATTTCCAGTATTTTATACGCCTATTTGGGAGCTTGGGCGACTATATACATACTCAAACTGAGATATTAATGGTTTTATCCAGTGACTGCGATTTAGAACGTATAGCGTCAATTGCCACAGATAACGGTTATCAGATGAACGTTATCGCAGAAAAAGATTTTTGGATTGAAACAGATATAATTTATCGTATTGAATGTGCTTGTTAG
- the pqqE gene encoding Coenzyme PQQ synthesis protein E → MPLDLFQRICEQTAKYYPDTRLGYAFTEPLIYRHFDESLALAKQYNLSTAVTTNGLKLPEKAQVLCDNNVDDVFISLDGTKDIHNDIRGHRFSFQRAIDGMEALFSQKNAPDVSIFCVITEWNIGDLKSFADFFAQFPIKQLGFMHTNFTPQSVADTHNTIWGDRYFATESNMEVLDIKRMNLSHLWQEINTLKKADYADRISFSPDLSTFERLQTFYQQPEQFIGSACSDIFSTMMIKSDGSVIPAHGRCYNVEVGNLNEQNLSEIWNSDAFGLLRSDIQKAGGLLPACSRCCSALS, encoded by the coding sequence ATGCCACTGGATCTGTTTCAAAGGATCTGTGAACAAACGGCAAAATACTACCCAGATACCCGACTCGGTTACGCCTTCACAGAGCCCCTGATATATCGCCATTTCGATGAATCTTTGGCACTCGCAAAACAATACAACTTATCCACAGCGGTGACGACGAATGGTTTAAAACTGCCGGAAAAAGCACAAGTACTGTGTGACAATAATGTTGATGATGTTTTTATTTCCCTCGATGGGACAAAAGACATTCACAATGATATTCGAGGTCATCGTTTTTCATTTCAAAGGGCCATTGATGGCATGGAAGCATTGTTCAGTCAAAAAAATGCTCCCGACGTCTCCATTTTTTGCGTCATCACCGAATGGAATATTGGTGACCTAAAATCATTTGCTGATTTCTTTGCACAGTTTCCGATAAAACAACTCGGGTTTATGCATACCAACTTCACCCCGCAATCGGTCGCTGATACCCACAATACCATCTGGGGAGACCGCTATTTCGCGACAGAATCGAACATGGAAGTGCTGGATATTAAACGCATGAATTTGTCGCATCTATGGCAAGAAATCAACACCCTAAAAAAGGCAGACTATGCCGACCGGATTTCGTTTTCTCCTGACCTATCGACCTTTGAACGGCTACAAACTTTCTATCAACAACCGGAACAATTTATAGGCAGTGCCTGCAGTGACATATTTTCCACCATGATGATTAAGTCTGACGGATCAGTAATACCGGCCCACGGTCGTTGCTACAACGTTGAGGTTGGCAATCTCAATGAGCAGAATCTATCTGAGATATGGAATTCCGACGCATTTGGACTGCTTCGTAGCGACATTCAAAAAGCCGGGGGCTTACTGCCGGCATGTTCACGCTGCTGCAGCGCATTGAGTTAA
- the arsM_2 gene encoding Arsenite methyltransferase — MTTFTQYFQRQPAGNKAGVDYYQNIETNLFEKHYTSARQSEKRILSDKQVHALPEYPKDGPHAKEWQVRQGSTQRFLNYANTQLTDHKVILDLGCGNGWFSAKLAALPNARVVAMDINMLELMQAKRIFDQQNLYFCFANLLDKPCLSGSFDVIVMNCMVQYFPDFDEIMQVCLDLLAENGEIHIIDSPFYPENSLAGAQQRSESYYKSIDCEAMSDHYFHHSLEALARYQPDYLYDPKQGDQQPCNLPPSPFIWVKIQKIEPKP, encoded by the coding sequence ATGACAACATTCACTCAGTACTTTCAACGGCAACCTGCGGGCAACAAAGCCGGTGTTGATTACTACCAAAACATTGAAACCAATCTGTTCGAAAAACACTACACGTCTGCACGTCAATCCGAAAAGCGGATTTTGAGCGATAAACAGGTACATGCACTACCCGAATATCCAAAAGATGGCCCGCACGCTAAGGAATGGCAGGTGCGGCAAGGCTCAACCCAGCGCTTCCTGAATTATGCCAACACACAGCTCACAGACCACAAAGTGATCTTGGACCTTGGCTGTGGGAACGGCTGGTTTAGCGCAAAGTTGGCCGCCTTACCCAATGCTCGTGTAGTCGCCATGGACATCAACATGTTGGAGCTCATGCAGGCGAAACGAATTTTCGATCAACAAAATTTGTACTTTTGTTTTGCCAATCTGCTGGATAAGCCATGCCTGTCTGGCAGCTTTGACGTTATCGTGATGAACTGCATGGTTCAGTACTTTCCCGATTTCGATGAAATCATGCAGGTCTGCCTCGATTTATTAGCTGAAAACGGGGAAATTCATATCATTGATTCGCCGTTTTATCCTGAAAATTCACTGGCTGGCGCTCAGCAGCGCAGCGAGAGCTACTATAAATCCATCGACTGTGAGGCAATGTCAGACCATTATTTTCACCATAGCCTCGAAGCATTAGCACGTTATCAGCCAGATTATCTTTACGATCCCAAACAGGGTGACCAGCAACCCTGCAATTTACCTCCATCTCCGTTCATATGGGTAAAAATCCAAAAAATCGAACCTAAACCATGA